A section of the Pseudophryne corroboree isolate aPseCor3 chromosome 11, aPseCor3.hap2, whole genome shotgun sequence genome encodes:
- the LOC134970335 gene encoding serum amyloid A protein-like codes for MGRAYMDMRDANYIGADKYFHARGNYDAAQRGPGGQWAAKVISNAREFGQMAGSSGRGREDSLADQRANEWGRSGKDPNHFRPNGLPKKY; via the exons ATGGGCAGAGCTTACATGGATATGAGAGATGCCAACTACATAGGAGCCGACAAGTATTTCCACGCTCGGGGTAACTATGACGCTGCACAGAGAGGACCTGGCGGTCAGTGGGCAGCTAAGGTTATAAG TAACGCCAGAGAATTCGGCCAGATGGCTGgaagcagcgggagaggaagagaAGACAGTCTGGCCGATCAGAGAGCAAACGAGTGGGGGCGAAGCGGAAAAGACCCAAACCACTTCCGTCCTAATGGTCTGCCTAAAAAATACTAG